One window of the Lysobacter sp. S4-A87 genome contains the following:
- a CDS encoding serine hydrolase — protein sequence MSLRFIPAQCAVLGLALVVHGAVSAQQVAPASTLPPQLQDFDAYVEGVRKQFDVPGIAVAIVKDGQIVLERGFGARETAGNGKPVDASTLFAIASNTKAFTAAALSILADEGKLSLDDRVTDHLPWFRMSDPYVTREMRVRDLLAHRSGLGLGAGDLLYWPGTDYSTEEVARRLKDVPLTGSFRGQYAYDNILYGVAQLVIEKASGQSYAQFLQQRIFTPLGMRDTRFNSDALRPRDNVATGYAKADFKDLQPAPRMSWGNVSGAGGIYSSVHDMSQWMRMQLAGGTYRDAHGNEQRLFSEERQQGMWSVLTPIPVAKPSVPELEAARPNFLGYGEGWQLSDYRGRKLVWHTGGWPGMVSRLTLVPQHKLGVIVLTNAEVGGAFNAVTMRVLDAYLDAPKTDWTAAYAAALAKSQGKADEDWQKHLAARAAAAPPSLPLARYARTYRDPWYGDVIVERRGDKLVMRFGHTPELVGELTPWQNDTFVVRWNERWLNADAFVSFALDADGGIREARMEAISPLTDFSFDFHDLRLEPVADDKAGKVSG from the coding sequence ATGTCTTTGCGATTCATTCCGGCGCAATGCGCCGTACTCGGCCTGGCGCTGGTGGTGCATGGCGCCGTTTCTGCACAGCAGGTCGCGCCCGCGTCCACCTTGCCGCCGCAACTGCAGGACTTCGACGCCTACGTCGAAGGCGTCCGCAAGCAGTTCGATGTGCCGGGGATCGCCGTCGCCATCGTCAAGGACGGCCAGATCGTGCTCGAACGCGGCTTCGGCGCGCGCGAGACGGCGGGCAACGGCAAGCCGGTCGACGCCAGCACCCTGTTCGCGATCGCCTCCAACACCAAGGCCTTCACCGCTGCGGCCCTGTCGATCCTGGCCGACGAAGGCAAGCTCAGTCTCGACGACCGCGTCACCGACCACCTGCCGTGGTTCCGCATGTCCGACCCGTACGTCACCCGCGAGATGCGCGTGCGCGACCTGCTGGCGCATCGCAGCGGCCTCGGCCTGGGGGCCGGCGACCTGCTGTACTGGCCCGGCACCGACTACAGCACCGAAGAGGTCGCGCGACGCCTCAAGGACGTCCCACTGACCGGCAGCTTCCGTGGCCAGTACGCCTACGACAACATCCTCTACGGCGTCGCCCAGCTGGTGATCGAAAAGGCCAGCGGACAGTCCTATGCGCAGTTCCTGCAGCAGCGCATCTTCACCCCGCTGGGCATGCGCGACACGCGCTTCAACAGCGATGCGCTGCGCCCGCGCGACAACGTCGCCACCGGCTATGCGAAGGCCGACTTCAAGGACCTGCAACCGGCGCCGCGGATGTCGTGGGGCAATGTCTCCGGTGCCGGCGGCATCTACTCCAGCGTGCACGACATGAGCCAATGGATGCGCATGCAACTGGCCGGCGGCACCTACCGCGACGCGCATGGCAACGAGCAGCGCTTGTTCAGCGAGGAGCGCCAGCAGGGCATGTGGTCGGTGCTCACGCCCATCCCGGTCGCCAAGCCTTCCGTGCCGGAACTTGAAGCGGCCAGGCCCAATTTCCTCGGCTACGGTGAAGGCTGGCAACTGTCGGACTACCGCGGACGCAAGCTGGTCTGGCACACCGGCGGCTGGCCGGGAATGGTGTCGCGCCTGACCCTGGTGCCGCAGCACAAGCTGGGCGTGATCGTGCTGACCAATGCCGAGGTCGGCGGCGCATTCAATGCCGTGACCATGCGCGTGCTCGATGCCTACCTCGACGCGCCGAAGACGGACTGGACCGCCGCCTACGCAGCCGCCTTGGCCAAGTCGCAGGGCAAGGCCGACGAGGACTGGCAGAAGCACCTCGCCGCGCGCGCAGCCGCCGCTCCGCCGTCGCTGCCGCTGGCACGCTACGCCCGCACCTACCGCGACCCCTGGTACGGCGACGTCATCGTCGAGCGGCGCGGCGACAAGCTGGTCATGCGCTTCGGCCACACGCCGGAACTGGTGGGTGAACTCACCCCGTGGCAGAACGACACCTTCGTCGTCCGCTGGAACGAGCGCTGGCTCAACGCCGATGCATTCGTCAGCTTTGCCCTCGATGCCGATGGCGGGATCCGGGAAGCGCGGATGGAGGCGATCTCGCCGCTGACCGACTTCAGTTTCGACTTCCACGACCTGCGCCTGGAACCGGTGGCCGACGACAAGGCCGGCAAGGTATCCGGCTGA